The stretch of DNA TTGAGGTGTGTGTTATGGCATCTATTAGGTATCTACTTTTTTTAATCCTGTGTCGACTTATGGCTGATTTACCGgtctaaatgtcaaataacaaaagTAGTGTTATTAAAGGGAAACTTCACTAGTATTGCAACTACCAAGGTTTAAATAATCTCTAACTTCTTGAAATTTTGGGAGAGCACACCCCAAGTTTAGCCTCATGACACTAATCTCAGTCGTGATTCGCAATATTGCTGTCACCACCCAAAAAACTCACCACATGCATCATGacagcacttagtctctaagactaggtaagccgattttaataacATATAAAGCCATTTGTTTTATCAAAAccaacaacagaaataattataacaacctcacAAGACAGGTAATACTgggtcatgaactctaactgaatatatgaaatgatctcaaggatcgaatatacaatactgttcgaataataattaaaGGTCACTACAACCCCCGCAATGCGCGCAATGAATATTATATTTGAGATAGAGTTCCCTAGGGATGAAGTTGTcgtatttatttataattgtgatgGAGTTCCCTCGGAATGgggttgccttatttatttatatttgggatggagttcccttcGCATGGAGTTggcttatttatttatatttgggatggagttctcgaggcatggagttgccttatttatttatatttgggatggagttccctgggctggattggccttgtacagtactgagtgaatgAATATCAGTTACTTTGTATATATATTTGTgttggatcttccctgggctgatTGATAATATACAGTACTgtgagattgagtattctgagagtgtgagtaaatgagttcatcattgtgctgcattgcattagacatgcatacttgatatataGGCATAGAGAAATATTTTTCCTCATGTCATCTAATAATATGATTTCTTATATGTCGTTAAAGTTTTTTGGGAAATATTACaggtttcagacttactcatattttcggtgactttcggcaaatgatttgagttttactgttatattgaaaagaaaaatattattatcCCGGAATTTtgtacgagctgagcattttattattgagttattacttgtgttgctttaaattgtattgttatgagatgttattagttattagagttggactctaacccctgtcccaactcgtcactactttcaacctaagggtaggtttgttatttattgagtacaagGGGTAAattctactcatactacacatttGCACCttccgtgcagattttggatgttgatgctaTTGTACATGGTGGGAGcaggatctgaagatgtacctgcattccagtcatagtcgcctcttgttcgtggtagctttagaattttaatctgttcatgtatatttcaaacagatgacgtattttatttcacacctgctttgtaaattctaatcttagaagctcatgaattgtactaccaGTCATTAGGGAGTGTATTAGATTCacttaaatattaattaaatcggATATTTATAAAttagcttacctaacgggttgggttaggtgacatcacgactagttgaatttggggtcgtgatactTCTATGtaataattgttacttgtcatttaatTACTCTTGTATTAAATTGTACGTCCCTTCCATGACTTCATGCTTAGTTGCTATCTGCCTCTACttgctttacttgcatatctAAATTGTCTCATGCTTTACTTGCCTTattgttttgtaatatttgttgcattctaTAAATGCGAAGTCCATTGCATGAGTTGTATAGTTGATAGATACCGACGAATTTGTAAAGTTGAGACTTCGAGATGTTGAGATTCTTGATTTATTATATGGTTCCTTATTGCGTTATAAATTTACCTCCTTGATGTAgaaaattttgtaaattttgttattGAATAGTTTATGTTGATTGAAATGGTTTgggaagcgggttgcacgccgcaacggaaattgaaagATAATGAATTAAAATGGTAGAATAAGGACGGATTATAATATTGACAAGTGaagatatggtgggatcgggttgcacgccgcaacggattatatatgtggtacttgtttgtgattgttgaATTTGCATCGGTATTGTAACGAGGTTATGAGGCTTGTTATTCTAGGCTCTTTGGTAGTTACATTTCGATTTTGTTTTCATGAGTTAGTTGCTTTACTTCTCCTTCTTCTTTTGTGTGgtgtaaagaaaaatattattaatcTCCAACCAAACCAGAATTACATTCAAACATCTGTACAAACTAGAAGAAATCCTTCTAGTCGCAAAATCAGCTATCTATCCTTTCCTATCTTTTTGTTATATATGTCTTCTATCCATTCCCTACTTCTTCTCCCTTCTTTTCTAGTATTATTTATGCATAGTCTAACTCTGCATTCTTGTTGAATCTGTTTGCACACCAACACTGGACTTGGTACTTTACCATTCCATATTGCATCATTTCTAGCTTGCCATATCTTGTACACCAATGCTGCCAACACTGCTGTGATCAATTTTCTGCACATTTTTTCTTTGACACTTCTTGTTATCCTTTGCCATTTTCCATCAATGCCTAATACATTTGCCCTCAGTCCAAGCCACTCCTTCATAAGTTTTAAGCATTCTTCTAAGAAATGACACTCAAAGAATAAATGTTGCAATATTTCTGTGCCTCCCCCACATATTCCACATCTTGTTTCTGTGTGTAAGCATGTAATTTTTTACTCGCGCAACCTTTAAGAggaatatttcaaaaatatttgtttatttttattattaatagGATTTCAATAAACTTTTaggtttaattttaaaatataagtttgaaaatacaaaaatcgTTTCATTTTTTCTATTTAATAGAGGTATTAGGTATTTTTAGAAAGATATCACTTTTAACCCATTTTTATAATCCttgaaaataccaaaaaatagtttcaTGTCATAATGTAGATGTTTTAATTAATTAGGCTTGATTTTACATTTTtatggtatgatattttaggaaaagaaattaatattttagctTTGTAGAATTGAAGGGCCAATTTTAAAGGCCAATTTGGTCCAAACTTGAGCACAAATCCTCCCTCAAGCCCATACCCACTCCCCATTTGATAGTAGACCTAACCTAATTCCAAAATTCCTAAGATAAGGGATAGGGGGAGAAGCTAAAAGAGGGGATTGATCTTCATCGTTACTCTCTTTCAAAAGAGAGAACGAGCGGCAGccgtaaaaaaacaaaaaaaaaaaggcttAAAAACATTTTTAATTTGCGTTTTCCTCTTTTATTTGTTATAATATTCTTGCTTTTAATTGATCAAAGAGTACACCAATTATCTAAGTAGTAGAAATCGTAGAAGCTTTTATTATaattcagaataaggtaataaaGATGGATCATAAATAAGATCACAGGCACTTACAAGAAGCTCACTCTTAACATAGAGAAAGAGTGATTTTATTAGAAAATGATAAAGACAAACACAACAAAGATGCAAAATAGAAAACATAAAGGCCACTGGGTAGAGATCTATCCAATTAGTTAGGACGAATGTCGAAGCCCTTAACGATGATGCCTGATTTCCAAGTGCCGTTATTGATTTCCATCAACCTCATTTCGACTTCACCATCCTCTCCTAAGTTGTTGAAAAACTCACCAAGCTTGATTTCTAACCAGCCATCACTTCGGAGATGTGGGAACCGGCCAAGTTCTCCTGGTAATTCCTTTTTCTTTGAGATGAAAACAGTGGTACCCTCAATGCCAGCACCCTCCGCCACTTCGTTCACAAATCTTAGCGATGCTATTGCTCGTTCAAGTTCACGAGGGTTATCTGTTAACTTGAACACTAAATATACAGCATAACTAGTCTTTCGAATAAGATTTTTTGTCTCGATCTTTCCATAAATGTCAAGCCAAGCTACCCTAAGAAGCTCTGCCACTTCAATACTGTAGTACAAAATGTTAAGATCGGATTAAAATATATTTCTCATTTTAATGAAATTTAGAGAGAGATAGTTAGAGAGAGACAGACTTAGGATCAACAGTTTTCCATGTCCAATACTGAGGATTGTCCACCCATGTAATTGAAAGGTCTCTTGCGGCTATCCACTGGCCTTGCtgattaaatataatattttaacaCTTGATCAGTTGTTACGTAATAAAGAAAGAGTAAGAATATATCAACGAGAAGAATAACTTaccatttttcttgtattgctaTATATGATATGATGCTCGCtctttatatctttttagtttgCTCTACTCCCTTTTGCTTCGTCCTGATATTTATAGAGCATTTACTGGACTCCAAAATTTGTCACCATAGTACTATAGTAGGTGCGTTAACAAGAACAATTTCTTTACTTGAATGTTAAAAACGTGTCTATTGGCAAACCCTTTGTAATACGGCTCATTCTGCCATTGTTGAAACGGATAAGGTTGTCTTTTTAGGACCATTTGGATATTCTTGAAAAGAGATGTCAAGTTGCACATATATTATTTAGTCACTATTGTATTTTTTGGGACAAAAGGGTAAATACAAAATAAACAAACTTAGTTGGCGCCCGTTTGACCCATCTTAAGACCCAAATTACCAGACACAAAAGCTTAATACACACACAAAATGGGTATTGTTTAAAAGATTAACTACAAAACCATCTTTTTTTCAACGATCCCTAACCCCTCACATCCCAAAATATATAACAAGAAGTTAAACTTTGAGATATAGTAGGTGTATATCTATAGGGTGTTAGTAGCCCCGCTGTTGATTTGGTCCATGATTCTTAGATGTGGTGATTTCGTATGTGTCTAGATGCCTTGGATAGTACCAGCTAGTGTTTATGAATTTGTTGCTCGATTGAACGGGTtccaggtgagtttcggaccacccgaaAGCATGTTTGAGGTGGATGATATTAATGGTGTCCagtgttcttcgcgattgcagagcacacacgcgttcgcgaagaagggagtGTGGCCTGGAagttttggccttcgcgttcgcgaagggggtACGGAGTTGCATTCACGGAAGAGGCTGGGtccttagccttcgcgttcgcggaggagcTGTTCGCGTTCCCGATGAAGGCGAGGCAgagtccttcgcgatcgcgtgactcCTGTCGGGTTCGCGATAATGGATTACGGGCAATTGCTGTTTTGtgtttcgcgaatgcgaaggttgGTGCGCGTTTGCAAATTGGAGATAAGTAATTTTCACTTGGTTTAGATAAACTTTGAGTCCAAATGCTCAAACACTTCAAGTCTCCAACAACTTGGAAAATGCAAAAATACTAATGCAACCAAGAGATCTAATTCATGAGTAACCTAGATTCAGTacacataaataatttagataatCTTTCCGGGATGTGAATTTCTTTGGTTAGTCATCCTTCATCGGACCGAAGCAAAGAGCAATTTTAACAGAGTTGATTCTCATAAGGTCACTGGGCTAATGGAAATTAGTTTAAAAAGTAACTTTGCTTTGTTTTGTAATTAAACAATCCACTCAATTGGTTGACACGACACATAAACATACAATGAGAAATCACAAAAATTTATCCAAATATCAGCGGCAAACAAAGTTTATAATAAACTAGGAGTAAGAATATATCAACGAGAAGAATAACTTaccatttttcttgtattgctaTATATGATATGATGCTCGCtctttatatctttttagtttgCTCTACTCCCTTTTGCTTCGTCCTGATATTTATAGAGCATTTACTGGACTCCAAAATTTGTCACCATAGTACTATAGTAGGTGTGTTAACAAGAACAATTTTTTTACTTGAATGTTAAAAACGTGTCTATTGGCAAACCCTTTGTAATAGGGCTCATTCTGCCATTGTTGAAACAGATAAGGTTGTCTTTTTAGGACCATTTGGATATTCTTGAAAAGAGATGTCAAGTTGCACATATATTATTTAGTCACTATAGTATTTTTTAGTACCACagacatcgtgatggcacttagtctctaagactaagtaagttgATTCTAATAACATATCAAGCCATTTGTTTTATATAGATAATCGAAAcaaacagcgaaaataattataacaacctcccaagactggtaatactgggtcatgaactctaactaaatacataaaatgatatcaaggatcaaatatacaatactgttcgaataataattaacagtcaCTACAAAATTTTAGTCCTCTAGCCACCCCTGAGTAGTGTGGCCTAAGATGCCAAGAAGTGTAACATTTGGTCAAAGCCAATACATTACGGCTTTAGGCAACACTTTTGGGGGTGGCCAAAAGTACTGTAACCTTTGACTATTGGCCACACTTTGTAGGTGTTGCCTTAGAAGCCACTCTTTAAAAGTGTGGCCGATACGGTACACATGCCACGATTATATTTTCTCATATAGCCATGCTTTTATGACATAAGGTGTCACGACTCAATCTCACCTATAGGTCTTGATGGCGCCCAAtattacagctaggcaagccaactaataaattaaatgtATATCAATCATTCTTTAAAAATTTTCCAAGTAATTCTACTCTTTTTCCTAGCAATATTaatgaaaatagaaaagatactgataatgtaaatccaagaaaataatacaaatcaAAATTCTACCCGTGTGTGTGCCAATGcatggtatcacaagtgtataagcatctagtagattatacaaaaattataaatactatctggaatgaaatagacagaataaaaattcaggaagaggcactagttgctgcagaacggctcagaaagaagCTCACCAATAAGCCTCCGGATAACGCaggtgcgcgccgataggtccaactatagcacctgtctcaggtcctgtacaaaaagtacaacaagtgtagtatgagaacgTAAACAAcgagtacccaataagtatcaagcctaatttcgaaggggtagagacgagatggccgactttgacactcactatgggtcaataataataattataataaaattagaatatctaaatcaacatgattcacagcgttaacaataattttatttaactagcaaaaataataaaaatccttcaaatgcaataattttcaatctattaattaaatccagaAGCTGTAATTAAAAATATCAAGGCATCGAgtaattattattaggcacgatttctgccgaggtcgtactacccgatctagagtgtcgtgtacactaccgaatGACGAACGACgcgattcatagatgcatctatcctgccgagacgttcggcccgctccacaagaaaggagaacattttcttatgtacctccggaaggagagtatatttattataagatcaattcgagagaatgaacaatttcttttaacaattaattaattaaatagaaaatttaagtatatgagattttcatcttttaataattTTCCCTAACGATTCacaatttgatatatatatatatatatatatacacacacacatatatatcaaataattaattaagtaaagaatacaatttatacacgCAATTCATGGTTTGAGTCCTAAACtgcccggactttagcataaatagtagctacgtacggactctcgtcacctcgtgcgtacgtagcccccacaattagcaataattattaatttaatcacctatggggtaatttccccctcacaagattagacaagaggctTACCTTGTCTcgaagtccactttccgatcaaaatgtcgcgtaacaacctcaattcgatgccgaaatatccgaaactatccaaaagttatataaaataattaatacatattcaataattcgaatttaggctattaaataaattacccaacacaaaatggtaaaattccaaaaattcacctcgagcccacatgcccggattcctaaaattctcggatgaaaacgttacaaataatctcaagaactcaaatatataatttctatccaattccataactatttttgtggttaaaatctcatttttatacaaatatgGGTTTTTCTTCTAACCATTGATATCCAAGATTtacaagttataatctacccataatctatgtatttaactcaaagtgtgtagaattaacttattgtcaagttgctagttgaaatcccctctcaaaaagctccaaaatcgctcaaggATAGAAGAAATGAGGTTAAAAATGGTGGAATCCCGTTTTTAAGACATTCTGTCCGGAATAGTAGGCTCCTTCTTCGCGCACGCGACccttgtctcgcgttcgcgaagcacaaaaatgtgctgcccaactttACTCTTCGAGAACGTGAGGCTCCTCTCGCGTACGCGATGCACTGCcaaacttggccttcgcgaacgcgaagctttaatgCCCAATACCCCGCCTAGCCTCGcctttctacgcgaacgcgaaagccttCACGCGTTCGCCAAGCACACTGCCATTTCCCTTCACGAACGCAGTCCAttcttcacgaacacgaagtGAAAAATCTCGCCTGCTCCAGAtttcccttcacgaacgcgagacctctctcacgaatgcgaagaaggaaactagaactggAAAATCTGGTTTCTCAGATTTAGCTCTGggcggtccgaaacacacccgagctccTCAGGAACCCGTCCAAAGGCATCAACAAGTCTGTAATCATAATACGACCTACTAGAACTCTCGAAACGCGTAAAACAATAATAAATCAAAGAATCACATCCTAAAATCAAATTGGATCAAACTTTGAACTTTAAGTTTTCCAAATTCTCCGAATGCGCCGAaccatacttagactactcggaataacaccaaaatttgcgtgcaagtgttaaatgacataacgaagctatgaaaattttccgaactggattctgaccccgatattaaaaagtcaactccccggtcaaacttccgaacttaaattattattttagccatttcaatcctaatttaactacggacttctaaataaaatttcgaacacgcttctAAATCAAAAATAacaatacggagctattggaaccgtcaaatcatGATTTcgaggtcttttactcaaaatgttgaccgaagtcataCTTAGCATTTTACGACCAACTTAACGAATCAAGTGTTCCAATTTctacccgaacacttccaaatcccgaaccaatcatccccgcaagtcataaattaataaaagaacatacagggagttttatttagaggaacggagatctaaaagtcaaaatgatcggttgggtcattacattctccactcttaaacaaacgttcgtcctcgaacgggtttagaattatacctggagtgctaaataagtgcggatatctactccacatgttTTCCTCGTCCTCCCAGGTCGTTTCCTCTACTGGTTGGCGCCTCCACTAGATTTTTACTGCAAAaattctcttggacctcaactggcaaacctgtttatcaataatggAAACTGGTTCTccttcatagcccaaactattatctagttgaactgtgctgaagtctaacacatgtgataggtcggcatgataatTTCGAAGCATTGCTGCAtgaaaaattggatgaactcctgatagattgggaggcaaggcaagcttataagcaacctccccaactcgtctcaacacctcaaatgggcctataaaccttgggctcaatttccttCTTtttccaaatctcatgattcccttcatcggtaaACCTTGGGcctagaactttttcacccaccataaatgataaatcatgcgctttctgatccACATAACgcttatgtctggactgtgctgtacgaagtcgcccctgaatcaactttaccttttccaaggcatctttcaccaaatacGTGTCTATTGGCAAACCCTTTGTAATACGGCTCATTCTGCCATTGTTGAAACGGATAAGGTTGTCTTTTTAGGACCATTTGGATATTCTTGAAAAGAGATGTCAAGTTGCACATATATTATTTAGTCACTATTGTATTTTTTGGGACAAAAGGGTAAATACAAAATAAACAAACTTAGTTGGCGCCCGTTTGACCCATCTTAAGACCCAAATTACCAGACACAAAAGCTTAATACACACACAAAATGGGTATTGTTTAAAAGATTAACTACAAAACCATCTTTTTTTCAACGATCCCTAACCCTTCACATCCCAAAATATATAACAAGAAGTTAAACTTTGAGATATAGTAGGTGTATATCTATAGGGTGTTAGTAGCCCCGCTGTTGATTTGGTCCATGATTCTTAGATGTGGTGATTTCGTATGTGTCTAGATGCCTTGGATAGTTCCAGCTAGTGTTTATGAATTTGTTGCTCGATTGAACGGGTcccaggtgagtttcggaccacccgaaGCATGTTTGAGGTGGCTGATATTAATGGTGTCCagtgtgcttcgcgattgcggagcacacacgcgttcgcgaagaagggagtGTGGCCTGGaagtttttgccttcgcgttcgcgaagggggtACGGAGTTGCATTCACGGAAGAGGCTGGGtccttagccttcgcgttcgcggaggagctgttcgcgttcgcgatgaaggcgaGGCAgagtccttcgcgatcgcgtgactcCTATCGGGTTCGCGATAATGGATTACGGGCAATTGCTGTTTTGtgtttcgcgaatgcgaaggttgGTTCGCGTTTGCAAATTGTATCACTGGATGGGTTATTTTAAGTtctatttcgggacttagctaaataaaattcaaaaaattgaGTTTCGGAGAACAAGAGGAGAAATATTTATGATGGATTTTACTATAATCTTGAAGATAAGTAATTTTCACTTGGTTTAGATAAACTTTGAGTCCAAATGCTCAAACACTTCAAGTCTCCAACAACTTGGAAAATGCAAAAATACTAATGCAACCAAGAGATCTAATTCACGAGTAACCTAGATTCAGTacacataaataatttagataatCTTCCCGGGATGTGAATTTCTTTGGTTAGTCATCCTTCATCGGAGCGAAACAAAGAGCAATTTTAACAGAGTTGATTCTCATAAGGTCACTGGGCTAATGGAAATTAGTTTAAAAAGTAACTTTGCTTTGTTTTGTAATTGAACAATCCACTCAATTGGTTGACACGACACATAAACATACAATGAGAAATCACAAAAATTTATCCAAATATCAGCGGCAAACAAAGTTTATAATAAACTAGGAGTTCATTTGAACccattaattttttaaattaaaataaatatttcggaTAGTCTAGATATGAAAAATATATGTGGACTGAATAGAGAGATATTGACATAACAATTGTGAGTTATTACTCTTGCTCTTGAATGAAA from Nicotiana tomentosiformis chromosome 11, ASM39032v3, whole genome shotgun sequence encodes:
- the LOC138900983 gene encoding putative F-box protein PP2-B12, with the translated sequence MQGQWIAARDLSITWVDNPQYWTWKTVDPNIEVAELLRVAWLDIYGKIETKNLIRKTSYAVYLVFKLTDNPRELERAIASLRFVNEVAEGAGIEGTTVFISKKKELPGELGRFPHLRSDGWLEIKLGEFFNNLGEDGEVEMRLMEINNGTWKSGIIVKGFDIRPN